Proteins from a genomic interval of Asticcacaulis sp. AND118:
- the thiS gene encoding sulfur carrier protein ThiS yields MTKILLNGEETEVSASNLMMLIEQIGIDPRKVAVERNLEIVPKSAYLATAIEAGDRLEIVHFVGGGN; encoded by the coding sequence ATGACGAAAATTCTGTTGAATGGCGAAGAAACCGAGGTTTCCGCGTCAAATCTGATGATGCTGATCGAACAGATCGGAATCGACCCGCGCAAGGTGGCCGTGGAGCGCAATCTCGAAATCGTGCCGAAATCGGCCTATCTGGCCACGGCGATCGAGGCGGGCGACCGGCTGGAGATCGTGCACTTCGTCGGCGGCGGCAACTGA
- a CDS encoding thiazole synthase, translating into MDDSSLKADAFAKDTWTVAGRTFSSRLIVGTGKYKDYVQNAAAARASGAEIVTVAVRRVNLTDPNQPMLMDYVRQDEFTYLPNTAGCFTGEDAVRTLRLAREAGGWNLVKLEVLSDPKTLYPDMEETLRSLKLLVKDGFDVMVYCSDDPVYAKKLEEAGAVAIMPLGAPIGSGLGIQNPVTLRIIIENAKVPVLVDAGVGTASDATVGMELGCDAILMNTAIAEAKDPIRMAVAMKHAVIAGRESYLAGRMSKKLYADPSSPLAGLI; encoded by the coding sequence ATGGACGATTCTTCCCTGAAGGCCGACGCCTTTGCCAAAGACACCTGGACCGTGGCCGGGCGTACCTTTTCCTCGCGCCTGATCGTCGGTACGGGCAAGTACAAGGACTATGTCCAGAACGCCGCCGCGGCGCGGGCGTCTGGCGCGGAGATCGTCACCGTGGCCGTGCGGCGCGTCAATCTGACCGATCCGAACCAGCCCATGCTGATGGACTACGTCAGGCAGGACGAGTTCACCTACCTGCCCAATACGGCGGGTTGCTTCACCGGTGAAGATGCCGTGCGGACCCTGCGTCTGGCGCGTGAGGCCGGCGGCTGGAACCTCGTCAAGCTGGAGGTGCTGTCGGACCCCAAGACCCTCTATCCGGACATGGAAGAGACGCTGCGCTCGCTGAAACTGCTGGTCAAGGACGGGTTCGACGTCATGGTCTATTGCTCGGACGACCCGGTCTACGCCAAAAAGCTCGAAGAAGCGGGCGCCGTGGCCATCATGCCTCTGGGCGCGCCGATCGGTTCGGGTCTGGGCATCCAGAATCCGGTGACGCTGCGCATCATCATCGAGAACGCAAAGGTGCCCGTGCTGGTCGATGCCGGCGTCGGCACGGCGTCGGACGCTACGGTCGGCATGGAACTGGGATGCGACGCGATCCTGATGAACACGGCCATCGCCGAAGCGAAAGACCCGATCCGCATGGCCGTGGCCATGAAGCACGCCGTCATCGCCGGCCGCGAATCCTATCTGGCCGGGCGGATGTCGAAGAAGCTCTATGCCGATCCGTCGTCGCCTTTGGCTGGGCTGATCTAA
- a CDS encoding ribonuclease E/G → MSKTMLIDATHAEETRVVVLNGSKVEEFDFESHARKQLRGNIYLAKVTRVEPSLQAAFVEYGGNRHGFLAFNEIHPDYYQIPVADREKLMAELAQQAAANNADDEDDAHEDDGDDLPDEERRLRAHLIKRYKIQEVIKRRQILLVQVVKEERGNKGAALTTYLSLAGRYCVLMPNTARGGGISRKITNGADRKRLKAVAQSLDVPQGMGLIVRTAGAKRTKTEIKRDYDYLLRVWENIRETTLRSNAPALIYEEEDLVKRAIRDLFDKDFDHVQVEGVEGYKSAKDFMRMIMPSQSKKIQLYSGGMPLFARYGIDEVLNRIYSPVVPLRSGGYLVINQTEALVAIDVNSGKSTKERNIEATALKTNLEAAEEAARQMRLRDLAGLVVIDFIDMDESKNNRAVEKRLKDALSEDRARIQMGKISGFGLMEISRQRRRTGFLEGTTVVCPHCEGMGRVRSTDSSALAAMRAIDMEAMTNGAGAVTIKLPQAVALYVLNEKQAHLAKLRVEWGLKVNVEIDPDLGLADCEIVRTVHADEVDFTPPARPDPIVDLGPDPDYDEAEDEDDEIIAADDDAIEREDTDDDEASERAESREDREDRRGGRGRRRRRRGGRPEGEARVDAETVETEASEGDVDAEGEEDDGDEDGDFRRNRRRRRGRRGGRRNGPDARPREPYAWVRARTPSLEEPYVWIDPFDESQGKRAPNPGETPDGFDVIEVQADVTGTVETTESASVLGAATQAPTSLVPEELRDQPAPKGKRPPRKRRGKAEAEAVEAAVETPVETPEPAVMETALEPVAEIAPEPVVAEPIVEEAVQESGKPVRKTRARKKKTDEPVAEAAPEPVIAAEPEVVETAPEPIVEPVTAPAPEPVLEAASEIVGGSFAPTDPEPDPSEISTPPAKPKRGWWRK, encoded by the coding sequence ATGTCGAAAACAATGTTGATCGACGCGACGCACGCGGAAGAAACCCGCGTCGTCGTGTTAAACGGCTCGAAGGTTGAGGAATTCGATTTTGAAAGCCACGCCCGCAAACAGTTGCGTGGCAATATCTATCTGGCCAAGGTCACCCGCGTAGAGCCCTCTTTGCAGGCGGCGTTCGTGGAATATGGCGGCAATCGCCATGGCTTTCTGGCCTTCAACGAAATCCACCCGGACTATTATCAGATCCCGGTCGCCGACCGCGAAAAGCTGATGGCCGAACTGGCCCAGCAGGCCGCGGCCAATAATGCCGACGACGAGGACGACGCGCACGAGGACGACGGCGACGACCTGCCGGACGAAGAGCGCCGCCTGCGCGCCCACCTGATCAAGCGCTACAAGATTCAGGAAGTCATCAAACGCCGCCAGATCCTGCTGGTTCAGGTCGTCAAGGAGGAGCGCGGCAACAAGGGCGCGGCCCTGACCACCTATCTGTCGCTGGCCGGCCGCTACTGCGTGCTGATGCCGAACACGGCGCGCGGCGGCGGCATCAGCCGCAAGATCACCAACGGCGCCGACCGTAAGCGGCTGAAGGCCGTGGCGCAGTCGCTGGACGTGCCGCAGGGCATGGGCCTGATCGTGCGCACCGCCGGGGCCAAGCGCACCAAGACCGAGATCAAGCGCGACTACGACTACCTGCTGCGCGTCTGGGAGAATATTCGCGAGACGACCCTGCGCTCCAACGCGCCGGCGTTGATCTACGAAGAAGAAGATCTGGTCAAGCGCGCCATCCGCGACCTGTTCGACAAGGATTTCGACCACGTTCAGGTCGAGGGCGTCGAGGGCTACAAGTCCGCCAAGGACTTCATGCGCATGATCATGCCGTCGCAGTCGAAGAAGATCCAGCTCTATAGCGGCGGCATGCCTTTGTTTGCGCGCTACGGCATAGACGAGGTGCTGAACCGCATCTATTCGCCGGTCGTGCCCCTGCGTTCGGGCGGCTATCTGGTCATCAACCAGACCGAAGCCCTCGTTGCCATCGACGTCAATTCGGGCAAGTCGACCAAGGAACGCAATATCGAGGCGACGGCGCTCAAGACCAATCTCGAAGCCGCCGAAGAGGCCGCGCGTCAGATGCGCCTGCGCGACCTCGCCGGTCTGGTGGTCATCGACTTCATCGACATGGATGAGTCGAAGAACAACCGCGCCGTCGAAAAGCGCCTCAAAGACGCCCTGTCCGAAGACCGCGCCCGCATCCAGATGGGCAAGATTTCCGGCTTCGGCCTGATGGAAATCAGCCGCCAGCGCCGCCGCACCGGCTTCCTCGAAGGCACAACGGTCGTCTGCCCGCACTGCGAAGGCATGGGCCGCGTCCGCTCGACCGACTCCTCGGCTCTGGCCGCCATGCGCGCCATCGACATGGAGGCCATGACCAATGGCGCCGGCGCCGTCACCATCAAGCTGCCGCAGGCCGTGGCGCTCTACGTCCTCAACGAGAAGCAGGCCCATCTGGCCAAGCTGCGCGTTGAATGGGGCCTGAAGGTCAATGTGGAAATCGACCCGGATCTCGGTCTGGCCGACTGCGAAATCGTGCGCACGGTTCACGCCGACGAGGTCGATTTCACGCCGCCGGCGCGTCCCGATCCGATCGTCGACCTCGGTCCCGACCCGGACTACGATGAGGCCGAAGACGAAGACGACGAAATCATCGCCGCCGACGACGACGCCATCGAGCGCGAAGACACCGACGACGACGAGGCTTCCGAACGCGCGGAATCGCGTGAGGACCGCGAAGACCGCCGCGGGGGCCGTGGCCGCCGTCGTCGCCGTCGCGGGGGTCGTCCGGAGGGCGAGGCCCGCGTTGACGCTGAAACCGTCGAGACCGAGGCGTCCGAAGGCGACGTTGACGCCGAGGGCGAAGAGGATGACGGTGACGAGGACGGCGATTTCCGCCGCAACCGCCGCCGCCGCCGTGGCCGTCGGGGCGGTCGCCGCAACGGACCCGACGCCCGTCCGCGCGAGCCCTATGCCTGGGTGCGCGCCCGCACGCCGTCGCTGGAAGAGCCCTATGTGTGGATCGATCCGTTCGATGAATCGCAAGGCAAGCGCGCGCCTAACCCCGGTGAAACGCCGGACGGCTTCGATGTGATCGAGGTTCAGGCCGACGTTACCGGGACCGTAGAGACAACGGAATCCGCGTCGGTGCTGGGCGCCGCCACTCAGGCCCCGACCTCGCTGGTGCCGGAAGAACTGCGCGACCAGCCGGCCCCCAAGGGCAAGCGTCCGCCGCGCAAGCGCCGCGGCAAGGCCGAAGCCGAAGCCGTTGAAGCCGCGGTGGAAACGCCGGTCGAAACCCCTGAACCCGCCGTGATGGAAACGGCTCTGGAGCCCGTGGCCGAAATCGCCCCGGAACCGGTGGTGGCCGAGCCCATCGTCGAAGAAGCGGTCCAGGAATCTGGCAAGCCGGTGCGCAAGACCCGCGCCCGCAAGAAGAAGACCGACGAGCCGGTGGCCGAAGCCGCGCCGGAGCCGGTCATTGCCGCCGAACCGGAGGTGGTGGAAACGGCCCCGGAACCCATTGTGGAACCGGTCACAGCCCCAGCGCCCGAGCCCGTTCTGGAAGCGGCATCGGAGATTGTTGGCGGCAGCTTTGCCCCGACGGACCCCGAGCCCGATCCGTCCGAGATCAGCACCCCGCCTGCCAAGCCCAAGCGCGGCTGGTGGCGCAAGTAG
- the aat gene encoding leucyl/phenylalanyl-tRNA--protein transferase has translation MSDARDDETLFLVDPPLRGILPLDGVHVPSRLARTVRNTPFTVKIDTAFRQVIELCAESARDRESTWISHSIQELYEALFARGLAHSVEVWDGARLIGGLYGVAINGAFFGESMVSRATDASKIALVHLVARLRAGGYRLLDCQFLTDHLRQFGVVEIPREDYKDRLKDALSVEGDFYRLATAVTGSGVLQLTTQTS, from the coding sequence ATGTCGGATGCGCGCGACGATGAGACCCTGTTTCTGGTCGATCCGCCGCTGCGGGGCATATTGCCGCTGGACGGCGTCCATGTGCCGTCGCGGCTGGCGCGTACGGTGCGCAATACCCCCTTCACGGTGAAGATCGACACCGCCTTCCGGCAGGTGATCGAACTGTGCGCCGAAAGCGCGCGCGACCGCGAGAGCACGTGGATTTCCCATTCGATTCAAGAGCTTTACGAGGCCCTCTTCGCGCGCGGTCTGGCCCACAGCGTCGAGGTCTGGGACGGGGCGCGGCTGATCGGCGGCCTCTATGGCGTGGCCATCAACGGGGCTTTTTTCGGCGAGAGCATGGTGTCGCGCGCCACGGATGCGTCAAAGATCGCGCTGGTGCATCTGGTGGCGCGGCTGCGCGCCGGCGGTTATCGCCTGCTCGACTGTCAGTTCCTCACCGACCACCTGCGGCAGTTCGGCGTCGTGGAAATTCCGCGCGAAGACTATAAGGACAGGCTGAAAGATGCGCTCTCGGTCGAGGGCGATTTCTACCGGCTGGCGACCGCCGTCACCGGCAGCGGCGTCCTG
- a CDS encoding thioredoxin domain-containing protein: MTDTPESPAPAPETAPAPKKSESVLSKSNLTLALATAAFVLALAPYVLPNIQSLIVRGGIVARPEVLVDASNALREKQDAETRKAVETAVKANEGSIIAADDPIIGNPSAPITIVEFHDYLCGACRASHASLMAFVTANPDVRVVVKEYPIIGKDNSRVLAALALAARDTGHYTAVHNAIYSHEMTSQADVDAALTSAGVDPAALHAKAQTPEIQAKIDETLQLGYKLGINATPNFIVDGVLVNGGDIPRIQTLVSAARQKAK; this comes from the coding sequence GTGACCGACACCCCCGAAAGCCCGGCCCCCGCACCGGAAACCGCGCCTGCCCCGAAAAAGAGCGAGAGCGTCCTCAGCAAGTCCAACCTGACTTTGGCGCTGGCGACCGCGGCCTTCGTGCTGGCGCTCGCCCCGTACGTCCTGCCCAATATCCAGAGCCTGATCGTGCGCGGCGGCATCGTCGCCCGCCCCGAAGTGCTGGTCGACGCCTCCAACGCCCTGCGCGAAAAGCAGGACGCCGAAACGCGCAAGGCCGTCGAAACCGCCGTCAAGGCCAATGAAGGCTCGATCATCGCCGCCGACGACCCGATCATCGGCAACCCGTCCGCCCCCATCACCATCGTCGAATTCCACGACTATCTGTGCGGGGCCTGCCGCGCCAGCCACGCCAGCCTGATGGCCTTCGTCACCGCCAATCCCGACGTCCGCGTCGTGGTCAAGGAATACCCGATCATCGGTAAGGACAACTCGCGCGTACTGGCCGCCCTCGCCCTCGCCGCCCGCGATACCGGCCATTACACCGCCGTTCACAACGCCATCTATTCCCACGAAATGACGTCTCAGGCCGATGTCGATGCCGCTCTCACCTCCGCCGGCGTCGATCCCGCCGCGCTCCACGCCAAGGCCCAGACGCCGGAGATACAGGCCAAGATCGATGAAACCCTGCAACTGGGCTACAAGCTCGGTATCAACGCCACGCCGAACTTCATCGTCGACGGCGTGCTGGTCAATGGCGGCGACATCCCCCGGATACAGACGCTCGTCAGCGCCGCGCGTCAGAAGGCGAAGTGA
- the accB gene encoding acetyl-CoA carboxylase biotin carboxyl carrier protein, translating into MSSQKPVDPIDPRLIRKLADILKETELTEIEVEQGELKIRVARTLTAAPVAPMAAYAAPVAAAPVAAPAPVAAPAAIEAPKAAAKDALKSPMVGTVYLAPQPGAANFVKVGDKVKAGQTLLIIEAMKTMNPIPSPKDGTVSEILVSDAQPVEFGEGLVVID; encoded by the coding sequence ATGTCATCGCAAAAACCGGTTGACCCGATCGACCCCCGTCTCATTCGCAAGCTGGCGGACATCCTGAAGGAAACCGAACTGACCGAAATCGAGGTCGAGCAGGGCGAACTCAAGATCCGCGTCGCGCGCACCCTGACCGCTGCGCCCGTGGCCCCAATGGCTGCCTACGCCGCGCCTGTCGCCGCTGCCCCCGTGGCGGCGCCGGCTCCGGTTGCCGCGCCGGCGGCTATCGAAGCGCCGAAAGCGGCCGCCAAGGACGCCCTGAAATCGCCGATGGTCGGCACCGTCTATCTGGCCCCGCAACCGGGCGCCGCCAACTTCGTCAAGGTCGGCGACAAGGTGAAGGCCGGTCAGACCCTGCTGATCATCGAAGCCATGAAGACGATGAACCCGATCCCGTCGCCCAAGGACGGTACGGTGTCGGAAATCCTCGTTTCCGACGCCCAGCCCGTCGAATTCGGCGAAGGCCTCGTGGTGATCGACTAA
- a CDS encoding M48 family metalloprotease, with protein sequence MPDRDVLMVWNGLKHKARSWMKPLAAASLMTLAVAGLAPKAQAQTVIRDTEIERFLQKESRGILTASGLNADQVQFLLIADQSINAFATSRQIIGLNTGMIGEAETPNELFGVIAHEAGHQAAGHTVRSDEIYQAAKAPMAISLGLGIIALLAGAGDAGVGLLGSSSTFGTLGALRYMQTQEAAADIAGVKALERAGMSGRGLVEFFDKLRNYETFSNAERYQYFRTHPLSRDRVATLRRLVEQQPHRDAVESPELIAEFNIVKAKLSGFLDHPQKVFMRYPENDRSYAARYAHVIAWYKQTEVKKAMAELDALLSEQPNNPYLWELKGQIYFETGQTALSIPAHRKSVELLPDAPLLMVNLGQAMVAAGDDDNLRQGIEMLNASLKYEPDNSFAWNLLAQGYDGLKMPGQARLASAEAEFYRGNIPQARTFAVWSQKNLPQNSVEYRRARDIVLTTSSLMGIDPVDEETRLRR encoded by the coding sequence TTGCCTGACAGAGACGTGCTGATGGTGTGGAACGGCCTTAAACATAAAGCCCGCTCATGGATGAAGCCGCTGGCGGCGGCATCCCTGATGACGCTGGCCGTCGCGGGCCTCGCACCCAAGGCGCAGGCGCAGACCGTTATCCGCGACACCGAGATCGAGCGCTTCCTGCAGAAGGAATCGCGCGGCATCCTTACCGCCTCCGGTCTCAATGCCGATCAGGTGCAGTTCCTGCTCATCGCCGATCAGTCGATCAACGCCTTCGCCACCTCGCGCCAGATCATCGGCCTCAATACCGGCATGATCGGCGAAGCCGAAACCCCTAACGAACTGTTCGGCGTCATCGCCCACGAAGCCGGTCACCAGGCCGCGGGCCACACCGTCCGCTCCGACGAAATCTATCAGGCGGCGAAGGCTCCCATGGCCATCTCGCTGGGGCTGGGCATCATCGCGCTGCTGGCCGGAGCGGGTGACGCGGGCGTCGGTCTGCTGGGCTCGTCCTCGACCTTCGGCACGCTGGGCGCGCTGCGCTACATGCAGACTCAGGAAGCCGCTGCCGACATCGCCGGGGTCAAGGCGCTGGAGCGCGCCGGCATGTCCGGCCGCGGCCTCGTCGAATTCTTCGACAAGCTGCGTAACTACGAAACCTTCTCCAACGCCGAGCGTTATCAGTATTTCCGCACCCACCCCCTGTCGCGCGACCGGGTCGCCACCCTGCGCCGCCTGGTCGAACAGCAACCGCACAGGGATGCGGTGGAGTCGCCGGAACTGATCGCCGAGTTCAACATCGTCAAGGCCAAGCTGTCGGGCTTCCTCGATCACCCGCAAAAGGTGTTCATGCGTTACCCGGAAAACGACCGCTCCTACGCGGCCCGCTACGCCCACGTCATCGCCTGGTACAAACAGACGGAGGTAAAAAAGGCCATGGCCGAGCTGGACGCGCTGCTGAGCGAACAGCCGAACAACCCTTATCTGTGGGAACTCAAGGGCCAGATCTATTTCGAGACGGGTCAGACCGCGCTTTCCATCCCGGCGCACCGCAAATCGGTCGAACTGCTGCCCGACGCGCCGCTGCTGATGGTCAATCTGGGGCAGGCCATGGTCGCCGCCGGCGACGACGACAACCTGCGTCAAGGCATCGAAATGCTCAATGCCTCGCTGAAATACGAGCCCGACAACAGCTTCGCCTGGAACCTGCTGGCGCAGGGCTATGACGGGCTGAAAATGCCGGGGCAGGCGCGCCTCGCCTCTGCCGAAGCCGAATTCTATCGCGGCAATATTCCTCAGGCCCGCACCTTCGCCGTCTGGTCGCAGAAGAACCTGCCGCAGAATTCCGTCGAATACCGCCGCGCCCGCGACATCGTGCTGACCACCTCGTCCCTGATGGGCATCGATCCGGTGGACGAAGAAACCCGCCTGCGCCGTTAA
- the aroQ gene encoding type II 3-dehydroquinate dehydratase: MSKPIYVLNGPNLNLLGVREPEIYGYTRLSDIEARCTALAEARHVPVVFRQTNHEGELIDWVQEAREHASVLIINPAGYGHTSVALLDALKALTLPIIECHLSNPHAREPFRHHSYVSLAAKAVIAGMGAIGYELAIEAALRLIEK, encoded by the coding sequence ATGTCGAAACCCATATATGTCCTTAACGGCCCCAATCTCAACCTTCTCGGGGTGCGTGAGCCGGAAATTTATGGATATACGCGCCTTTCGGACATCGAAGCCCGCTGCACCGCGCTGGCCGAAGCCCGCCACGTGCCGGTCGTCTTTCGTCAGACGAATCACGAAGGCGAACTGATCGACTGGGTGCAGGAGGCGCGCGAACACGCCTCGGTCCTGATCATCAACCCGGCGGGCTACGGCCACACCTCGGTCGCGTTGCTGGACGCGCTGAAGGCCCTGACCCTGCCGATCATCGAATGCCATCTGTCGAACCCTCACGCCCGCGAGCCGTTCCGCCATCACTCCTATGTGTCACTGGCGGCCAAGGCGGTTATTGCCGGTATGGGGGCGATTGGCTATGAACTGGCTATCGAGGCCGCTCTGCGCCTCATCGAAAAATAG
- a CDS encoding N-acetylmuramoyl-L-alanine amidase, protein MIRRAWRFAGNSKLWLAALMAGAIVIAAGDITPVEAASSGDVVNVRLGGAPGQTRLVIDLQSSVKGELLSRDGDAQRAVLGLSGAEVGSALAGQGQGLIKGWRLDTTAGMTRLRLDFAGNARIARRFLLPPADGIGTYRYVIDVVPADAPAAPVQAAAKAVADTAPIPPALRGEIADKPRTGKKIIVVDAGHGGHDPGARGASSWEKDVNLAAAKALKARLEATGRYKVIMTRDTDVYVDKVARVRIARNANADLFISLHSDSGPNAATKGASIYTLSDSGTERAARNAMNRGDWALPTGATDKTVGRILIDLTQRATKNRSATFAELMLDNLDGTLPLLKSSHRQAGFVVLLAADVPAVLLEMGFITNAEDEKRLNDSGDRNRMASQVVKAIDAYFANDVRYASFGFLAP, encoded by the coding sequence ATGATCCGACGTGCATGGCGATTCGCCGGCAACAGTAAGCTTTGGCTTGCGGCCCTGATGGCGGGCGCCATCGTGATTGCGGCGGGGGACATCACCCCGGTCGAAGCGGCCTCAAGCGGCGATGTGGTGAATGTGCGACTGGGCGGCGCGCCCGGTCAGACGCGTCTGGTCATCGATCTGCAATCTTCGGTAAAGGGCGAACTCCTCAGCCGCGACGGCGATGCTCAGCGCGCGGTGCTGGGCCTGTCGGGGGCCGAGGTCGGCTCGGCGCTGGCCGGGCAGGGCCAGGGCCTGATCAAGGGCTGGAGGCTCGACACCACGGCGGGCATGACGCGCCTGCGCCTCGATTTCGCCGGCAATGCCCGCATCGCGCGCCGCTTTCTGCTGCCGCCCGCCGACGGCATCGGCACCTATCGTTACGTGATCGACGTGGTCCCCGCCGACGCGCCGGCCGCGCCGGTTCAGGCCGCCGCCAAGGCCGTCGCCGACACCGCCCCGATCCCGCCGGCCTTGCGGGGCGAGATCGCCGACAAGCCGCGCACGGGCAAGAAGATCATCGTCGTCGACGCCGGTCACGGCGGTCACGATCCCGGCGCGCGCGGCGCGTCGTCGTGGGAAAAGGACGTCAACCTCGCCGCCGCCAAGGCGCTGAAGGCCAGGCTGGAGGCCACGGGCCGCTACAAGGTCATCATGACGCGCGACACCGACGTCTATGTCGACAAGGTGGCCCGCGTGCGCATCGCCCGCAACGCCAATGCCGACCTGTTCATCTCGCTGCACTCCGACTCCGGCCCCAATGCCGCGACCAAGGGCGCATCCATCTACACCCTGTCGGACTCCGGCACCGAGCGCGCGGCGCGCAACGCCATGAACCGCGGCGACTGGGCCCTGCCCACCGGCGCGACGGACAAGACGGTCGGGCGCATCCTGATCGACCTGACCCAGCGCGCCACCAAGAACCGCTCGGCCACCTTCGCCGAACTGATGCTCGACAATCTCGACGGCACCCTGCCGCTGCTCAAGAGCAGCCACCGTCAGGCCGGTTTCGTGGTCCTGCTGGCCGCCGACGTGCCCGCCGTGCTGCTGGAGATGGGCTTCATCACCAATGCCGAGGACGAAAAGCGCCTCAACGATTCGGGCGACCGCAACCGCATGGCGTCGCAGGTGGTCAAGGCGATCGACGCCTATTTCGCCAACGATGTCCGCTACGCCTCGTTCGGCTTTCTGGCCCCGTAA
- the accC gene encoding acetyl-CoA carboxylase biotin carboxylase subunit, with protein sequence MFDKILIANRGEIALRVIRACKEMGIATVAVHSTADANAMHVHLADESVCIGPPAAAKSYLNIPSIIAAAEITGAQAIHPGYGFLSENARFAEIVGAHGMTFVGPQPDHIRLMGDKITAKQAARDSGIPVVPGSDGGVATVEDAIEAAKSIGFPLIIKAAAGGGGRGMKVAANADVLAEQVMSAQTEAAAAFGDGTVYMERYLQKPRHIEIQVIADSHGNVVHLGERDCSLQRRHQKVLEEAPSPVIDAAARDKIGMIVVEAIRKIGYLGVGTIEFLYEDGEFFFIEMNTRLQVEHPVTEFVTGVDLVREQIRIAAGLPLSFTQADIDLKGHAIEVRINAENARTFVPSPGTVTDFHAPGGLGVRMDSAVYNGYTIPPYYDSMIGKLIVYGRDRPEALARLKRALQETVVAGIDTTIPLFLDLLNETDIQKGDYNIHWLEKWIKAQEEAKV encoded by the coding sequence CTGTTCGACAAGATCCTGATCGCCAACCGCGGCGAAATCGCCTTGCGCGTCATCCGCGCCTGTAAGGAGATGGGGATCGCGACCGTGGCGGTGCATTCGACCGCCGACGCCAACGCCATGCACGTGCATCTGGCGGACGAAAGCGTCTGCATCGGGCCGCCCGCCGCCGCCAAGTCGTATCTGAACATCCCCTCGATCATCGCCGCCGCCGAAATTACGGGCGCTCAGGCGATCCACCCCGGCTACGGCTTCCTGTCGGAAAACGCCCGCTTCGCAGAAATCGTCGGCGCGCACGGCATGACCTTCGTCGGCCCTCAGCCGGACCATATCCGCCTGATGGGTGACAAGATCACCGCCAAGCAGGCCGCCAGGGATTCGGGCATACCGGTCGTTCCGGGTTCGGACGGCGGCGTCGCCACGGTCGAGGACGCCATTGAGGCGGCCAAGTCCATCGGCTTCCCGCTGATCATCAAAGCCGCTGCCGGCGGCGGCGGGCGCGGCATGAAGGTCGCAGCCAATGCCGACGTGCTGGCCGAACAGGTGATGAGCGCCCAGACCGAAGCCGCCGCCGCCTTCGGCGACGGCACGGTCTATATGGAGCGTTACCTCCAGAAGCCGCGCCATATCGAGATTCAGGTCATCGCCGACAGCCACGGCAATGTCGTGCACCTCGGCGAACGCGACTGCTCGCTGCAGCGCCGCCACCAGAAGGTGCTCGAAGAAGCCCCCTCGCCGGTCATCGACGCCGCCGCGCGCGACAAGATCGGCATGATCGTCGTCGAAGCCATCCGCAAGATCGGCTATCTCGGCGTCGGCACCATCGAGTTCCTGTACGAGGACGGCGAGTTCTTCTTCATCGAGATGAACACCCGCCTTCAGGTCGAACACCCGGTCACCGAATTCGTCACCGGCGTCGATCTGGTCCGCGAACAGATCCGCATTGCGGCGGGCCTGCCCCTGTCCTTCACACAGGCCGATATCGACCTGAAAGGCCACGCCATCGAAGTCCGTATCAATGCCGAAAACGCGCGCACCTTCGTGCCGTCGCCCGGTACGGTCACCGATTTCCACGCGCCCGGCGGTCTGGGGGTGCGCATGGATTCGGCCGTCTATAACGGCTACACCATCCCGCCCTATTACGACTCGATGATCGGCAAGCTGATCGTCTATGGCCGCGACCGTCCGGAAGCCCTGGCCCGCCTCAAGCGCGCCCTTCAGGAAACCGTGGTGGCCGGCATCGACACCACCATCCCGCTGTTCCTCGACCTGCTGAACGAAACCGATATCCAGAAGGGGGATTACAATATCCACTGGCTGGAAAAGTGGATCAAGGCGCAGGAAGAGGCGAAGGTCTAA